The following coding sequences are from one Candidatus Coatesbacteria bacterium window:
- a CDS encoding DNRLRE domain-containing protein — MKRAVVCLLCLLVLAATAETVILQPGQQKSYDAFCWELYPDNNYGYNPLLRVATPDHQDQGQHALLQFIDLVYHEGRLVLSALLEVYTVGVEGDGGEVEIGACDYWWAEDAVTWNTFMSIHPHTERSAAYPGGGGDWLAVEVTDIVQEWLDGGLANYGFMFFDEDADNRYLSFNSSDFGTDDTVRPKLTLELSEEAVQPVSWGVIKALE, encoded by the coding sequence ATGAAACGCGCCGTCGTCTGCCTGCTCTGCCTCCTCGTCCTCGCCGCCACGGCGGAGACCGTCATCCTCCAACCCGGACAGCAGAAAAGCTACGACGCCTTCTGCTGGGAGCTCTACCCGGACAACAACTACGGCTACAATCCGCTCCTGCGCGTGGCCACCCCGGACCATCAGGACCAGGGGCAGCACGCCCTGCTGCAGTTCATCGACCTGGTCTACCACGAGGGACGCCTGGTCCTCTCCGCTCTGCTCGAAGTCTACACCGTCGGCGTCGAAGGCGACGGCGGGGAAGTCGAAATCGGGGCCTGCGACTACTGGTGGGCCGAGGACGCGGTGACCTGGAACACCTTCATGTCCATCCATCCGCATACCGAACGCAGCGCAGCTTATCCCGGGGGCGGCGGGGATTGGCTGGCCGTCGAGGTCACCGACATCGTCCAGGAGTGGCTCGACGGCGGCCTGGCCAACTACGGCTTCATGTTCTTCGACGAGGACGCCGACAACCGCTACCTGTCCTTCAACTCCAGCGACTTCGGCACCGATGACACGGTGCGACCCAAGCTGACTCTGGAGCTCTCCGAGGAGGCCGTCCAGCCGGTAAGCTGGGGCGTGATCAAGGCCCTGGAGTAG
- a CDS encoding DNRLRE domain-containing protein, with protein sequence MRHYPLIALLLLVSLAGVAAAETVVFQPDVETGRDTFVVASFPGTAMEGWGVLWVEAEGGPDETHAHTYIAFDALDEHLGRTVAAAELQLYVKNLEGGGTFTLGAVDGEWTEKDLCWNNRPGTYERSRQPLAYPGEPDAWHTIDVTDYVQAWLDGTIPNHGFCLYDDDDEAAFVSAYAADKWSEAEYFPKLIVEFTSAAVGP encoded by the coding sequence ATGCGGCATTATCCGCTGATAGCCCTGTTGTTGCTCGTCTCTTTAGCCGGCGTCGCCGCCGCCGAGACCGTCGTCTTCCAGCCCGATGTCGAGACGGGGCGCGACACCTTCGTCGTCGCCAGCTTTCCCGGCACAGCGATGGAGGGTTGGGGCGTGTTGTGGGTCGAGGCCGAAGGCGGCCCCGATGAAACCCACGCCCATACCTACATCGCCTTTGACGCCCTCGACGAGCATCTCGGCCGTACCGTGGCCGCGGCGGAGCTGCAACTCTACGTCAAGAACCTCGAAGGCGGCGGGACCTTCACCCTCGGCGCCGTCGACGGTGAATGGACCGAGAAAGATCTCTGCTGGAATAACCGCCCCGGCACCTACGAGCGCAGCCGTCAGCCTCTGGCCTACCCCGGCGAGCCGGACGCCTGGCATACCATCGACGTCACCGACTACGTCCAGGCCTGGCTCGACGGCACTATCCCCAACCACGGTTTCTGTCTCTACGACGACGACGACGAGGCCGCCTTCGTCAGCGCCTACGCCGCCGACAAATGGAGCGAGGCCGAGTATTTTCCCAAGCTGATCGTCGAGTTCACCAGCGCCGCTGTCGGACCATAG
- a CDS encoding DNRLRE domain-containing protein, translated as MLIRVVIILSLPLLCATCAETVTLKPDHEVSNDAFFCESDPTRNYEGDGIISVQPPCDTHQRLQAYLEFTELDDYLGWQVDSAELRLYINNVVSYGSWFLAAGDAAWDENTLNWDNRPGAVAGSEVEHVNPTQMETWLSLNVTTHVEEWLDGSLPNHGFHLYDNDWWSSYWSAIAADEGGDFAKFPQLILDIEDSAVEPVSWGVIKALE; from the coding sequence ATGCTGATACGCGTTGTCATCATCCTGAGCCTGCCGCTGCTCTGCGCGACCTGCGCCGAGACTGTCACCCTGAAGCCGGACCACGAGGTCAGCAATGACGCTTTTTTCTGCGAGTCCGATCCGACGAGGAACTACGAGGGCGACGGCATCATCTCCGTGCAACCTCCCTGCGACACCCACCAGCGCCTCCAGGCCTACCTCGAGTTCACCGAGCTCGATGACTACCTGGGCTGGCAGGTCGACTCGGCGGAGCTGCGCCTGTATATCAACAACGTCGTCTCCTACGGCAGCTGGTTCCTGGCTGCCGGCGACGCCGCCTGGGACGAGAACACTCTGAACTGGGACAACCGTCCCGGCGCCGTGGCCGGCAGCGAGGTTGAGCACGTCAATCCCACCCAGATGGAAACCTGGCTGAGCCTAAACGTGACCACCCATGTCGAGGAATGGCTCGACGGCAGTCTGCCCAATCACGGTTTCCACCTCTATGACAACGACTGGTGGAGCAGCTACTGGTCGGCCATCGCCGCCGACGAGGGCGGGGACTTCGCCAAATTCCCCCAGCTGATCCTGGACATCGAGGATAGCGCCGTCGAGCCGGTAAGCTGGGGCGTGATCAAGGCCCTGGAGTAG